From a single Meles meles chromosome 21, mMelMel3.1 paternal haplotype, whole genome shotgun sequence genomic region:
- the EEF2KMT gene encoding protein-lysine N-methyltransferase EEF2KMT: MAPEESAEAARLLPSFERRFLAARTLRSFPWQSLEEKLRDSSGPELLLNILQKTVKHPLCVKHPPSVKYARCFLSELIRKHEAVHTEPLDELYEALAEVLTAEEPTQAHRSYLLPSGDSVTLSESTAIISHGTTGLVTWDAALYLAEWAIENPAAFAHRIVLELGSGAGLTGLAICKTCCPSTYIFSDCHTCVLEQLRGNILLNGLSLEPDTTDPARHPGHNAYNSESPRVTVAHLDWDVVTAPELAAFQPDVIIAADVLYCPETVLSLVRVLQRLSACLKNQQAPEAYIAFTIRNPETCQLFTSELGRAGIPWEAVPHHDQKLFPYEEHSDMKILKLML, translated from the exons atGGCGCCGGAGGAGAGCGCTGAGGCCGCGCGGCTGCTGCCGAGTTTCGAGCGCCGCTTCCTGGCAGCGCGCACACTGCGCTCCTTCCCCTGGCAG AGCctagaagagaaattaagggactCATCAGGTCCTGAGCTGCTGCTGAATATTTTGCAAAAG ACTGTGAAGCATCCTCTGTGTGTGAAGCATCCGCCGTCAGTGAAGTATGCCCGGTGCTTTCTCTCGGAGCTCATCAGAAAG CACGAGGCTGTCCACACGGAGCCTTTGGACGAGCTGTACGAGGCGCTGGCAGAGGTCCTGACGGCCGAGGAGCCCACCCAGGCCCACCGGAGCTATCTGCTG CCTTCCGGAGACTCAGTCACACTCTCTGAGAGCACAGCCATCATTTCCCATGGCACCACCGGCCTGGTCACGTGGGACGCCGCACTCTACCTTGCAGAATGGGCCATAGAGAACCCAGCTGCCTTTGCTCACAG GATTGTCTTAGAGCTCGGCAGTGGAGCTGGCCTCACGGGCCTCGCCATTTGCAAGACATGCTGTCCCAGCACGTACATCTTCAGCGACTGTCACACCTGTGTCCTTGAGCAGCTCCGAGGAAACATCCTTCTCAATGGCCTCTCATTGGAACCAGATACCACTGACCCTGCAAGGCACCCAGGACATAATGCCTACAACTCAGAGAGCCCGAGGGTGACGGTGGCCCATTTGGACTGGGACGTTGTGACGGCTCCCGAGCTCGCTGCCTTCCAGCCAGACGTAATCATAGCAGCAG ATGTGCTGTATTGCCCAGAAACTGTCCTCTCCCTGGTCAGAGTCCTACAgaggctctctgcttgcctgaAGAACCAGCAGGCTCCTGAGGCCTACATTGCCTTCACCATCCGCAACCCAGAGACCTGCCAGCTGTTCACGAGCGAGCTGG